One region of Chlorobiota bacterium genomic DNA includes:
- a CDS encoding AAA family ATPase — MHESFVDFLNHGTLPFTGRAEETEAILRFWRERDRDRTELQAMLIRGEAGVGKSRLIEELIPQVEAAEGAVVHLRLRPEGSVSLGPLLAAGIERSATASALAPRIVAPTLPNCIGILRRLCALRRTLLIIEDIHLLEGGTLREFATLVESLGNEPMALLVAARPLELPARGIIEGYLTDELTLEGLPGSHVALLWGSLFSAPPPPQALGILMAATQGNVLAIRAAVRAGVRWGSITQEGYDPSSGVKVNLGAFRQVAELSTGGVVQGMMADLSPQQMEEARTLAILGEVFSEEAAAQMLPNAHEAINALIFKGVLAHSTTPVAALNSQQSNGLPIAFTHTLLHQGFIGTGATTVPGAIGRLVRAIGLNLPIYSFLPLLQFRTADTVEGCTAAEVIACADQMHLSMRHIDGTPDWGRSSEILESLESLVRLASAKLLSPETQDEQQGLLIARRLELRNRNTTSEEYRSMAQQLLQLAESGGRLPMLQLRLVALNHLYRHAVGDAQRGEEEFAKQMELLVAQHPELRGSYEYVRFLGDLTVHAHNTQNIGRMRELEEVIVGLTNDATFQEGFRHTVFVRLMRSTLLLMNNPEELARRQQLLAKLEQFNPTDLDLQVRKGTFLYATNCSDALLQQSARLLPALRQRGLFGPYYATRMHQLIAEGMTGTEPDQLLKTATELLSEATQKEYAGWLTEARCQQMVGESLMQIALYCNRPELADFAAERCFQSANGDPAIGLALATRRGDRTAAAAQVSAIPQNSNPDLSQLFNICWDGAGSPATFWDELALFLDEPVISLLQFRALYPALELLSHAKRAGGVAIPSPIERGVATLVRRLLDWCAERQLPAPIAALLNCHGQWLPTQEMKEWKKREMEMERLRQKQRKPTQQGSRLAISMIDIITTQPPEQKEPARLRGGRNQALLGLLVAARMLRKPLDKLTFNALASGIEGDPERARVTANVAVMRLREAIGRDAVVTGPELPELNLEEVTVDLLEAWGMLKRAESSLRRGRLVAARESAIGAVRIAAGRVPFPALYDELFETLRDEFESRLRQTVLGTVAALRREGDAEGAASLMHEWTQRVPEEEMEIEE; from the coding sequence ATGCACGAATCATTTGTTGATTTTTTGAACCACGGCACGCTCCCGTTCACGGGGCGCGCCGAAGAAACGGAGGCGATCCTCCGCTTCTGGCGCGAACGTGACCGCGACCGAACGGAGCTGCAAGCAATGCTGATTCGGGGGGAAGCGGGCGTTGGGAAAAGCCGCCTGATTGAAGAGCTTATCCCCCAAGTGGAAGCCGCCGAAGGTGCGGTGGTCCACCTGCGGTTGCGCCCGGAAGGCTCGGTATCGCTGGGGCCGCTTCTTGCTGCGGGGATCGAACGCTCGGCCACGGCAAGCGCGTTGGCTCCGCGGATTGTTGCCCCAACGCTCCCGAACTGCATCGGCATCCTGCGGCGGCTGTGCGCGCTGCGGCGGACGCTGCTGATTATCGAGGACATCCACCTGCTGGAAGGGGGAACCTTGCGTGAGTTCGCGACGCTGGTGGAGTCGCTTGGCAATGAACCAATGGCACTGCTGGTTGCCGCGCGCCCCCTTGAGCTTCCGGCGCGCGGCATTATCGAGGGGTATCTGACCGATGAACTGACGTTGGAGGGATTGCCCGGCAGCCACGTTGCGCTGTTGTGGGGTTCACTTTTTTCGGCTCCGCCACCTCCGCAGGCGCTTGGCATTTTGATGGCGGCAACGCAGGGGAACGTGCTGGCAATTCGCGCAGCGGTCCGCGCCGGGGTCCGGTGGGGAAGCATCACGCAGGAAGGATACGACCCCAGCAGCGGGGTGAAAGTGAACCTTGGGGCCTTCCGCCAAGTGGCCGAACTCAGCACCGGCGGAGTGGTCCAGGGGATGATGGCGGATCTTTCCCCCCAGCAAATGGAGGAAGCTCGCACGCTGGCAATACTGGGCGAAGTCTTCTCCGAAGAAGCCGCCGCGCAGATGCTGCCAAACGCCCACGAAGCAATCAACGCCCTGATTTTCAAAGGGGTGCTGGCGCATTCCACAACGCCGGTGGCGGCCCTGAACAGCCAGCAAAGCAACGGGCTGCCGATAGCCTTCACCCACACACTGCTCCACCAAGGATTTATCGGCACCGGAGCCACCACCGTGCCCGGAGCCATTGGCCGATTGGTGCGGGCCATTGGGCTGAATCTTCCCATCTACTCCTTCCTCCCACTGCTCCAATTCCGCACCGCCGACACGGTGGAAGGATGCACCGCCGCAGAAGTGATTGCCTGTGCCGACCAGATGCACCTATCCATGCGCCACATTGATGGAACGCCCGACTGGGGAAGGAGTTCGGAGATTCTTGAATCGCTGGAATCGTTGGTGCGGTTGGCCTCGGCCAAACTTCTCTCCCCGGAAACCCAAGATGAGCAGCAAGGATTGCTGATTGCCCGCCGCTTGGAGCTTCGGAACCGGAACACCACTTCGGAAGAATACCGCAGCATGGCGCAGCAGCTGTTGCAACTGGCCGAATCGGGCGGGCGGCTTCCGATGCTTCAGCTTCGGTTGGTGGCGCTCAATCACTTGTACCGCCACGCCGTGGGGGATGCACAAAGGGGGGAGGAGGAATTCGCCAAGCAGATGGAGTTGCTGGTTGCCCAGCATCCAGAGTTGCGGGGGAGTTATGAGTACGTTCGATTCTTAGGGGACCTGACGGTCCACGCCCACAACACCCAAAACATTGGGCGGATGAGGGAATTGGAGGAAGTGATTGTTGGGCTGACCAACGACGCAACGTTCCAAGAAGGATTCCGCCACACGGTGTTTGTGCGGCTGATGCGGTCCACGTTGCTGCTGATGAACAACCCGGAAGAACTTGCCCGCCGCCAGCAACTGCTTGCCAAGCTGGAGCAATTCAACCCAACCGATCTGGATTTGCAAGTTCGGAAAGGGACCTTCCTGTACGCCACCAACTGCTCCGACGCGTTGCTGCAACAATCGGCGCGGCTGCTTCCGGCATTGCGCCAGCGCGGATTGTTCGGCCCCTACTACGCCACCCGAATGCACCAGCTGATTGCCGAAGGGATGACCGGAACCGAGCCGGATCAACTTCTAAAAACCGCCACCGAACTTCTATCCGAAGCAACGCAGAAAGAATATGCCGGATGGCTTACCGAAGCCCGATGCCAGCAGATGGTTGGCGAAAGCCTGATGCAGATCGCGCTGTATTGCAACCGCCCGGAGCTTGCCGACTTCGCCGCCGAACGCTGCTTCCAATCGGCCAACGGTGATCCGGCCATTGGGCTTGCGCTTGCCACGCGGCGCGGGGACCGAACGGCGGCGGCAGCGCAGGTTTCGGCAATCCCCCAAAACAGCAATCCTGACCTTTCCCAACTGTTCAACATCTGCTGGGATGGGGCCGGCAGCCCCGCAACATTCTGGGATGAGCTTGCACTGTTTCTTGATGAGCCGGTGATCAGCTTGCTGCAATTCCGGGCACTCTATCCCGCGTTGGAATTGCTTTCCCACGCCAAGCGTGCCGGCGGCGTGGCAATCCCTTCGCCAATCGAACGTGGGGTGGCAACGTTGGTGCGGCGGCTGCTGGATTGGTGCGCCGAACGGCAGCTCCCCGCGCCAATTGCAGCGTTGCTGAACTGCCACGGCCAATGGCTTCCCACGCAGGAAATGAAAGAATGGAAGAAGCGCGAAATGGAGATGGAACGGCTGCGGCAGAAGCAACGCAAGCCCACCCAACAGGGGTCACGATTGGCGATTAGCATGATTGATATCATCACCACGCAACCGCCGGAACAGAAGGAGCCAGCGCGGCTGCGGGGGGGGCGCAACCAAGCGTTGCTTGGGCTGCTGGTGGCCGCCCGAATGCTCCGCAAGCCGCTTGACAAACTCACGTTCAACGCGCTGGCCAGCGGGATCGAGGGGGACCCCGAACGTGCGCGCGTCACCGCCAACGTTGCGGTGATGCGCCTGCGCGAAGCCATTGGCCGCGATGCCGTAGTGACCGGGCCGGAGCTGCCGGAACTGAACCTTGAAGAAGTCACCGTTGATTTGCTGGAGGCGTGGGGGATGCTGAAACGGGCCGAGTCGTCGTTGCGGCGTGGGCGGTTGGTGGCCGCGCGCGAATCGGCCATTGGGGCGGTGCGGATTGCCGCCGGGCGCGTCCCCTTCCCGGCGTTGTATGATGAGTTGTTCGAGACGCTCCGCGATGAGTTCGAGTCGCGATTGCGCCAAACCGTCCTGGGAACCGTTGCCGCGCTCCGCCGCGAAGGTGATGCCGAAGGGGCCGCATCCTTGATGCATGAATGGACCCAGCGCGTGCCGGAAGAAGAGATGGAGATTGAGGAATGA
- a CDS encoding phosphatase PAP2 family protein — MAAGNRERENLWGALRHALWSTEYLTLFMLAVYTTLCLIFLPSIASPFAILQLNILVAVATVAIPLWYDQTGGRLAHIFRSFYVLPIGYMFYAQIHNYIPLVHPVNYDDVLAAWDRDLFGVNPTEWIYRFANPFLTEYLQVWYNFFQLMLVFPAVSFYRQNAMRKFRVYSMVLLFGFYLSYLGYFAMPAIGPRFQVHDFHSIDRELPGLLLTEPFRAFINAGNNITPQMTDPYAVVNRDCMPSGHTMMSVLGILMAWRLRSRWRWFITVGGVSVVVSTIYLRYHYMVDMMAGTALAFIVFWTYPWVVKLWEERWKVKV; from the coding sequence GTGGCCGCCGGGAACCGTGAGCGCGAGAACCTGTGGGGCGCGTTGCGCCACGCGCTGTGGAGCACGGAGTACCTGACGCTCTTCATGCTGGCGGTCTATACCACGCTCTGCTTGATTTTTCTTCCCAGCATTGCTTCCCCGTTTGCAATCCTTCAGCTGAACATTCTTGTTGCGGTGGCAACCGTTGCCATCCCCCTGTGGTACGACCAAACCGGGGGGCGGCTGGCGCATATCTTCCGTTCGTTTTACGTGCTGCCAATCGGCTACATGTTCTACGCCCAAATCCACAACTACATTCCGTTGGTCCATCCGGTAAACTACGACGACGTTTTGGCGGCGTGGGACCGCGATCTGTTTGGCGTGAATCCAACCGAATGGATCTACCGCTTTGCCAACCCCTTCCTGACGGAATATTTGCAGGTGTGGTACAACTTCTTCCAGTTGATGCTGGTGTTCCCGGCGGTGAGTTTCTACCGCCAGAATGCCATGCGGAAATTCAGGGTCTATTCAATGGTCCTGCTGTTTGGGTTTTACCTGAGCTACCTGGGGTACTTTGCCATGCCAGCCATTGGCCCGCGGTTCCAGGTGCACGATTTCCATTCCATTGACCGCGAGCTTCCGGGGCTTCTGCTTACCGAGCCGTTCCGCGCGTTCATCAATGCCGGCAACAACATCACCCCCCAGATGACCGACCCCTACGCCGTCGTCAACCGCGACTGCATGCCAAGCGGCCACACGATGATGTCGGTCCTGGGAATCTTGATGGCGTGGCGGCTCCGTTCGCGCTGGCGTTGGTTTATCACGGTTGGCGGGGTCAGCGTGGTGGTTTCCACCATCTACCTTCGCTACCACTACATGGTGGATATGATGGCCGGCACCGCGTTGGCGTTCATCGTCTTCTGGACCTATCCGTGGGTGGTGAAGTTGTGGGAAGAACGGTGGAAGGTGAAGGTGTAA
- the rsmA gene encoding ribosomal RNA small subunit methyltransferase A, whose amino-acid sequence MERILPKKSLGQHFLTDRNIAEKIVRQFGAKPEEVVVEIGPGEGALTGLLVEHGCRLIAIELDPRAAERTRKQYHGKVEVMEQDFLTIDLAQIAAQQGVERLRVIGNIPYYITSPILFHLIEARAAVGDATLMMQLEVAERLVATPRTKEYGILAVALQTHAEVKKLFNVGPRCFYPPPNVNSAVVQLRFAERPQLEGIAKQHQQLVRAAFSQRRKTLRNSLAQLIGNPEHREELFRTAGIGPQQRAEELTIEDFLRLARVFAQTQTGGRREP is encoded by the coding sequence ATGGAACGAATCCTTCCCAAAAAATCTCTTGGCCAGCATTTCCTGACCGACCGGAACATCGCCGAAAAAATCGTGCGCCAGTTTGGCGCGAAGCCGGAGGAAGTGGTGGTGGAGATTGGCCCCGGCGAAGGCGCGCTGACAGGGCTGCTGGTTGAGCATGGTTGCCGCTTGATTGCTATCGAGCTGGACCCCCGTGCCGCCGAACGAACCCGCAAGCAATATCACGGGAAGGTGGAGGTGATGGAGCAAGATTTCCTGACGATTGACCTTGCCCAGATTGCTGCCCAGCAGGGCGTTGAGCGGCTGCGGGTGATTGGAAACATCCCGTACTATATCACCAGCCCCATCTTGTTCCATCTGATAGAAGCACGCGCCGCCGTCGGCGATGCAACCTTGATGATGCAGCTGGAAGTTGCCGAGCGATTGGTGGCCACCCCTCGCACAAAGGAGTATGGAATCCTTGCCGTGGCGTTGCAAACCCACGCCGAAGTGAAGAAGCTGTTCAACGTTGGTCCACGCTGTTTCTATCCCCCGCCCAATGTCAACTCGGCAGTGGTGCAGCTGCGGTTTGCCGAACGACCCCAGCTTGAAGGAATCGCCAAGCAGCACCAGCAGCTTGTTCGCGCGGCGTTCAGCCAGCGGCGGAAAACATTGCGCAACTCGTTAGCCCAATTGATCGGAAATCCAGAACACCGTGAAGAGCTTTTCAGAACCGCAGGAATCGGACCCCAACAACGGGCCGAAGAACTTACCATCGAAGACTTCCTCCGCCTCGCCCGCGTATTCGCGCAGACGCAAACGGGTGGCCGCCGGGAACCGTGA